One Peribacillus simplex NBRC 15720 = DSM 1321 genomic region harbors:
- a CDS encoding peptide chain release factor 3 — translation MTTLKDEVQSRRTFAIISHPDAGKTTLTEKLLLFGGAIRDAGTVKARKTGKYATSDWMEIEKQRGISVTSSVMQFDYDDFRVNILDTPGHQDFSEDTYRTLMAVDSAVMIIDSAKGIEDQTVKLFKVCRMRGIPIFTFINKMDRQGKTPLELLAELEEVLGIETYPMNWPIGMGKDFVGIYDRFNNRIEQFKTEGEERFLPLNDEGELEVDHKLKDSQLYEQTLEEIMLLTEAGNQFSEENIANGKLSPVFFGSALTTFGVQTFLDAYLKFAPAPQARMTTSGEMDPVSNDFSGFIFKIQANMNPKHRDRIAFLRICSGKFERGMSVNLSRTGKPINLSSSTQFMADDRNTVNEAVSGDIIGLYDTGNYQIGDTITTSKDLFQFEKLPQFTPELFMRVTAKNVMKQKHFHKGINQLVQEGAIQLFKTVRMEEYLLGAVGQLQFEVFEHRMRNEYNVEVVMERMGSKITRWAEDEKLDENLHSSRSILVKDRFDKYAFLFENEFALRWFQDKNPDVELYNPMDLK, via the coding sequence ATGACTACTTTAAAAGACGAGGTTCAATCCCGACGGACCTTCGCAATCATCTCTCACCCGGATGCCGGGAAAACAACTTTGACAGAAAAATTATTACTGTTTGGTGGCGCAATCCGTGATGCCGGAACAGTTAAAGCTAGAAAAACAGGAAAGTATGCAACCAGTGACTGGATGGAGATTGAAAAGCAACGGGGAATTTCCGTTACATCTTCAGTCATGCAATTCGATTATGATGATTTTCGTGTCAATATTCTCGATACACCAGGTCACCAAGATTTCAGTGAAGACACATATCGTACACTGATGGCTGTTGATAGTGCCGTGATGATCATCGATTCGGCAAAAGGTATCGAGGATCAGACGGTTAAATTATTCAAAGTATGCCGGATGAGGGGTATCCCGATTTTCACTTTTATCAATAAAATGGACCGACAAGGTAAAACGCCGCTCGAATTGCTTGCCGAACTCGAAGAGGTATTAGGTATAGAAACATACCCAATGAATTGGCCGATTGGGATGGGAAAAGACTTCGTGGGCATATACGACAGGTTCAATAATCGAATTGAACAGTTCAAAACTGAAGGGGAAGAGCGTTTCCTTCCATTGAATGATGAAGGTGAACTCGAAGTGGATCATAAACTTAAGGATTCCCAGTTATATGAGCAAACTTTGGAAGAAATCATGCTGTTGACGGAAGCGGGCAATCAATTCTCTGAAGAAAACATTGCGAATGGAAAACTTAGTCCCGTATTTTTCGGTAGTGCTTTAACGACATTCGGTGTTCAGACGTTTTTGGATGCTTATCTGAAATTTGCACCAGCTCCACAAGCACGGATGACAACGTCAGGTGAAATGGATCCTGTCAGTAATGATTTTTCTGGTTTCATTTTCAAAATCCAGGCGAATATGAACCCAAAACACCGAGACCGGATCGCTTTCCTTCGCATTTGCTCCGGTAAATTCGAGCGTGGAATGAGCGTCAACTTGAGCAGGACAGGGAAACCGATCAACCTTTCTTCTTCTACCCAATTCATGGCTGATGATCGGAACACCGTAAATGAAGCGGTAAGCGGAGATATCATCGGTTTATATGATACCGGTAACTACCAAATTGGCGATACGATTACAACAAGCAAAGACTTGTTTCAGTTTGAAAAGCTGCCTCAGTTTACACCGGAACTATTCATGAGGGTAACAGCTAAAAACGTCATGAAACAGAAACATTTCCATAAAGGAATTAACCAACTTGTACAAGAAGGGGCAATTCAGCTCTTCAAAACGGTTCGGATGGAAGAATATCTGCTTGGTGCGGTTGGGCAACTTCAATTCGAAGTATTCGAGCATCGAATGAGGAACGAGTACAATGTTGAAGTCGTGATGGAACGCATGGGCAGCAAGATTACACGCTGGGCTGAGGATGAAAAGCTTGATGAAAATCTTCATAGCTCAAGAAGCATCCTTGTTAAAGACCGGTTTGATAAATATGCATTCTTATTTGAAAATGAGTTTGCACTTCGTTGGTTCCAAGATAAAAATCCTGACGTGGAATTATATAATCCAATGGATTTGAAATAA
- a CDS encoding cold-shock protein has product MTVTGKVKWFNSDKGFGFIEVPNEDDVFVHFSAIQGEGFKSLDEGQEVEFEIEEGNRGPQAKNVVKL; this is encoded by the coding sequence ATGACAGTAACAGGTAAAGTAAAATGGTTCAATAGTGACAAAGGATTTGGATTCATCGAAGTACCAAACGAAGATGATGTTTTCGTTCATTTTTCCGCCATTCAAGGAGAAGGTTTCAAGAGCCTTGATGAAGGTCAAGAGGTTGAATTTGAGATCGAAGAAGGAAACCGCGGACCTCAAGCTAAAAACGTCGTAAAACTCTAA